In Salarias fasciatus chromosome 2, fSalaFa1.1, whole genome shotgun sequence, one genomic interval encodes:
- the LOC115398962 gene encoding uncharacterized protein LOC115398962, with translation MLLREIPQKLLLCHFFICKAPFFLRLTTVICCVGSVCIPLECLTCNDSKPLAAVLPTDTCPICIDTIDCVNVSPEMPPNVPAICKKDFKVFVSNNQSTADEGDSITMTCLHSLPGPNLEFKWSKDGVELKAQNESRLVLEKVLSHDSGKYICSVKSKCGTYQSPPLDVTVNNHSVVILVICGVSALALVLIMGLAMKYKLKRDNAKHKERMRQRAQAALSSGPTPVISRPG, from the exons ATGCTTCTGAGAGAGATTCCCCAAAAGCTTTTGCTTTGTCATTTCTTCATATGCAAGGCACCATTTTTCTTGCGGTTAACTACAGTAATAT GTTGTGTCGGATCTGTGTGTATTCCTCTGGAGTGTCTGACTTGTAATGACAGCAAACCTTTGgcag CTGTTCTCCCTACAGATACTTGTCCAATCTGCATTGACACCATTGACTGTGTTAATG TCTCTCCAGAAATGCCACCAAATGTTCCAGCGATATGCAAAAAAG ACTTCAAGGTGTTTGTCAGCAACAATCAGTCCACAGCGGACGAGGGCGATAGCATCACCATGACTTGCCTCCATAGTCTTCCTGGTCCTAATCTGGAGTTTAAATGGAGTAAAGACGGGGTTGAACTCAAAGCCCAAAATGAAAGCAGGCTGGTTCTGGAAAAAGTGCTTTCTCATGACTCTGGCAAATATATCTGCTCTGTGAAAAGCAAATGTGGCACTTACCAGTCCCCACCGCTAGATGTCACTGTGAACA ATCACTCTGTGGTCATCCTGGTGATCTGTGGCGTGTCAGCTTTGGCTCTGGTGCTGATCATGGGGCTGGCTATGAAGTACAAACTGAAGAGAGACAATG CTAAGCACAAAGAGAGGATGAGACAGAGAGCACAGGCTGCACTGAGCAGTGGTCCAACTCCAGTCATCTCCCGTCCTGGATGA